In the genome of Spirochaetia bacterium, one region contains:
- a CDS encoding S8 family peptidase has product MNNILQLKGQFQQQNNQSKAGSPSLPTNGFVESNHLEDLRNQLQHILRFWQENTLIKGALVSVHYKHVVAKSNRIRGLLCKGSSDPNDSIRGSKFDGENPIKHVFTHYVMLDDLQESIDRLSVCIDVVKTEYKGKITQEDIESLNKKRKAYRNTKLAKTNFLRVVKDAYYVQRFDVDQDVEGIEDRSIITIYKTDVATKDLLSKLGIDMINAKVIDDTTIRLEPDEIKLLEENAPYLIAMKVRDLREVTPEEARNSNTKIVDIPAPHQEPTVGVIDTPFDKKVYFNEWVTYVSMIDEGIELEPRDYNHGTEVTSIIVDGPTINPELDDGCGRFKVKHFGVAKAGRFSSFSILKAIREIVARNQDIKVWNLSLGSDMPINRNFISPEAAELDKIQSDYDIIFVIAGTNKRNDSPEKMPIGAPADSLNAIVVNSVNLTNKPASYHRVGPVLSFFHKPDISYYGGDIGQPMKVCTPCGEGFVMGTSFSAPWISRKMAYLIYNMGFTREVAKALLIDAAAGWNRMDMNTLSHSIGYGVVPQRIENIIQTPNDEIRFILTGTCDAYETFTYNIPIPIYKNKQPFFARATLCYFPKCLRTQGVDYTSTEMDVHFGRVKEDNGKATIKSINANRQGDMGVNPLFEEEARKLYRKWDNIKLVSDIITNRPKPRKVYGVGTWGLSIKVKERLRVKNGRRLPFGVVVTLKEMSGENRIDDFIKLCMVRGWIVNQIDIKNRFDIYNKSEEDLSLK; this is encoded by the coding sequence GTGAATAACATATTACAATTAAAAGGTCAATTTCAACAGCAAAATAACCAAAGTAAAGCTGGCTCTCCAAGTTTGCCTACAAATGGTTTTGTTGAATCAAATCATCTTGAGGATTTAAGAAATCAACTGCAACATATACTACGTTTTTGGCAGGAAAATACATTGATAAAAGGTGCTCTTGTAAGTGTACATTATAAACACGTTGTTGCAAAGAGCAATAGAATTCGAGGTTTATTATGTAAAGGCTCCTCTGATCCAAACGATTCAATCAGAGGGTCAAAATTTGATGGCGAGAACCCGATAAAACATGTCTTTACGCATTATGTAATGCTAGATGATTTGCAAGAGTCTATTGATCGGTTAAGTGTCTGTATTGATGTCGTAAAAACTGAATACAAAGGAAAGATAACGCAAGAAGATATTGAATCACTCAATAAAAAACGCAAAGCCTACAGAAACACAAAACTTGCAAAGACTAATTTTTTAAGGGTCGTTAAGGATGCTTACTATGTGCAAAGATTCGATGTTGACCAGGATGTTGAGGGCATAGAAGACCGCTCAATTATAACCATTTACAAAACAGATGTTGCCACTAAAGATTTACTTAGTAAGCTGGGAATTGATATGATAAATGCAAAAGTTATTGATGATACTACAATCCGTTTGGAGCCGGATGAAATTAAGCTGTTAGAAGAAAATGCCCCCTACCTGATTGCTATGAAAGTTCGAGATTTAAGGGAAGTGACTCCAGAAGAAGCACGTAATAGCAATACAAAAATCGTTGATATTCCAGCGCCCCATCAGGAACCGACAGTTGGTGTTATTGATACACCTTTCGATAAAAAAGTATATTTCAATGAATGGGTTACTTATGTTTCTATGATAGATGAGGGCATTGAACTTGAGCCTCGAGATTACAATCATGGAACAGAGGTGACATCTATTATTGTTGATGGACCAACTATTAATCCTGAATTAGATGATGGTTGTGGTAGGTTTAAAGTCAAACACTTTGGTGTCGCGAAAGCAGGACGTTTTAGTTCCTTCAGTATTTTGAAAGCAATACGTGAAATTGTTGCTAGGAATCAGGACATAAAGGTTTGGAATTTATCACTTGGTTCTGATATGCCGATCAATAGGAACTTTATATCCCCCGAAGCTGCAGAGCTTGATAAGATCCAAAGTGATTACGATATTATTTTTGTTATTGCCGGAACTAACAAAAGAAATGATTCCCCAGAGAAGATGCCAATAGGTGCTCCTGCGGATTCATTGAATGCTATTGTGGTTAATTCAGTAAACTTAACTAATAAACCTGCCTCATATCATCGTGTCGGTCCTGTTCTTTCTTTCTTTCATAAGCCAGATATCAGTTATTATGGAGGAGACATAGGACAGCCAATGAAAGTCTGCACTCCTTGTGGTGAAGGGTTCGTTATGGGCACTTCGTTTTCAGCACCTTGGATTTCAAGAAAAATGGCATATTTGATATATAACATGGGTTTTACCAGAGAAGTTGCCAAAGCGTTACTTATTGATGCAGCTGCAGGATGGAATAGAATGGATATGAATACTTTGTCACATTCTATTGGTTATGGTGTTGTTCCACAACGAATTGAAAATATTATCCAAACTCCAAATGATGAAATTAGATTTATTCTGACTGGAACATGCGATGCTTATGAAACATTTACCTATAACATTCCTATTCCGATTTATAAAAATAAACAGCCATTTTTTGCAAGGGCAACACTTTGTTATTTTCCAAAGTGTCTTAGAACTCAAGGCGTTGATTATACCAGTACAGAAATGGATGTTCACTTTGGACGTGTAAAAGAAGATAACGGCAAAGCAACAATTAAATCGATAAATGCAAACAGGCAAGGTGACATGGGAGTTAATCCACTTTTTGAAGAAGAAGCTCGAAAATTATATCGCAAGTGGGACAATATAAAACTTGTAAGTGACATCATTACAAATAGACCAAAACCACGAAAAGTTTATGGCGTAGGTACTTGGGGTCTTAGTATTAAAGTAAAAGAAAGACTGCGTGTCAAAAATGGTAGGAGATTACCATTCGGCGTTGTCGTTACACTTAAAGAAATGTCTGGTGAAAATCGAATAGACGATTTTATCAAACTTTGTATGGTTCGTGGTTGGATTGTGAATCAGATTGACATAAAGAATAGATTTGATATCTATAACAAGTCTGAGGAAGATCTTTCTTTGAAATAA
- a CDS encoding ATP-binding protein, whose product MKKKNIINLIKYHAEENDAGFRSEAYEIAKDFDSAGDSQLAEYIMALLSDANTFIPQMSESPSGFFEKLNVSNTPLPLPDSLEKDIIGLVNAVGRNLGINKFLFQGAPGTGKTETAKQVARILERELYSVNFSIVIDSKLGQTQKNIDSLFKEINSFAHPEKVLILFDEIDSIAMDRTNSNDLREMGRATSTILKGLDRLDDRIVLIATTNLFEHFDKALIRRFDSTIDFNRYSREDLLEIAEILMNDFLNKFKCVGRNVRLFRKIINLLDPLPYPGDLKNIIRTAIAFSNPSDGFDYLKRLYYAVNREQTANLKKLQKQGFTVREIEILTGVSKSQVSRDLKGKN is encoded by the coding sequence ATGAAAAAGAAGAACATAATTAATTTAATAAAGTACCATGCAGAAGAAAATGATGCAGGTTTTAGGAGTGAAGCATATGAAATTGCTAAAGACTTTGATTCTGCAGGAGATTCTCAGTTAGCCGAATATATTATGGCTCTGTTGTCAGATGCAAATACATTCATTCCTCAAATGAGCGAGAGTCCTTCTGGCTTTTTTGAAAAATTAAATGTTAGTAACACACCGCTCCCGTTACCTGATTCTCTTGAAAAAGATATAATTGGCTTGGTAAATGCCGTAGGACGTAATTTGGGAATTAATAAATTTCTATTCCAAGGTGCTCCAGGAACCGGAAAGACTGAAACAGCAAAACAAGTTGCTCGTATTTTGGAACGAGAATTATATTCTGTGAATTTTTCCATTGTAATCGATAGCAAACTTGGCCAAACGCAAAAAAACATTGATTCACTCTTTAAGGAGATTAACAGCTTTGCTCACCCTGAAAAAGTACTTATCCTGTTTGATGAAATCGATTCGATTGCAATGGATCGTACTAATTCCAACGATTTACGTGAAATGGGTAGAGCTACTTCTACAATTTTGAAAGGACTTGATCGTTTGGATGATCGGATTGTTTTAATTGCAACAACAAATCTATTCGAACATTTCGATAAAGCCTTGATAAGGCGGTTTGATTCAACAATAGACTTTAATCGGTATAGCAGAGAAGATCTATTGGAAATTGCCGAAATTCTAATGAATGACTTTTTAAACAAATTTAAATGTGTTGGTAGAAATGTTCGGCTTTTTAGAAAGATAATAAATTTACTGGATCCTCTTCCGTATCCGGGAGATTTAAAGAATATTATTCGTACAGCAATTGCTTTTAGTAATCCTAGCGATGGATTTGATTATCTGAAACGTCTGTATTATGCCGTAAACAGAGAGCAAACAGCCAATCTAAAAAAGCTTCAGAAACAAGGTTTTACGGTGAGAGAAATAGAGATTCTGACAGGAGTCTCAAAAAGCCAAGTTTCCAGAGATTTAAAGGGGAAAAATTAA
- a CDS encoding TetR/AcrR family transcriptional regulator: MSRPAVTKKEDIIAAALAMFRKKGVNNTTVSDIAKEAHVAQGTFYNYFRSKDDIFAEVLEKATEHTLEETQKTVQKEDIGPVEKLKLLVQQDFMMNRRNDSLFDVLHEPRYAYAHQKYIVNRILKLKPICAGLIRQSVDAGYFDTPYPEETALLLLTTQKFVFDPAFFHLDGTEILKMIAPFGNFVERVLGAKHDPTMEKDWKQNILQYFGDGIK; the protein is encoded by the coding sequence ATGTCTAGACCGGCAGTAACCAAAAAGGAAGATATCATTGCAGCAGCACTGGCAATGTTCAGAAAAAAAGGAGTGAACAATACCACTGTGAGCGATATTGCAAAGGAAGCTCATGTCGCACAAGGCACATTCTATAACTACTTCCGGTCAAAAGACGACATATTTGCAGAAGTATTGGAAAAAGCTACGGAACATACCCTTGAGGAAACACAGAAAACAGTACAGAAAGAAGATATCGGCCCTGTTGAAAAACTGAAGCTTCTGGTACAACAGGATTTCATGATGAACCGTCGGAATGACAGTCTGTTCGATGTACTGCATGAACCCAGGTATGCCTATGCCCATCAGAAATATATCGTAAACCGTATACTGAAGCTGAAACCGATCTGTGCAGGGCTGATCAGGCAAAGCGTTGATGCAGGATACTTCGACACACCTTATCCTGAAGAAACGGCTTTGCTTCTGCTGACAACCCAGAAATTTGTATTTGACCCGGCTTTTTTCCATTTGGATGGAACTGAAATACTTAAGATGATAGCACCTTTCGGAAATTTTGTAGAACGTGTCCTCGGCGCAAAACATGATCCAACTATGGAAAAGGACTGGAAACAGAATATCTTACAATATTTTGGAGATGGCATAAAATGA
- a CDS encoding dipeptidyl aminopeptidase has translation MKFDIKDEQLAFQALRMLSEVSSGQADVNEVMDTAQEIEGGNYESWYQEWTKTADRVRNIADVFLAQGHYVSAAETYLRASNYYRAAGFYRGVLIVEGCNAETKHRLEQLDILALDCFSQVIRYGNTAIEPVEVPYGNTTLPGHFYRVPAKEDSKSAPTLIMMNGYDGTKEELYGFALAALKRGMNCFTFEGPGQGEMIRKKGIPFRPDWENVVTPVIDHLIVKLGVNPDNIILWGESMGGYLAPRAAAFDHRIAACVANSGIYDFIGCHAPEGMGRHTFFEAISHASETEIETALQVPLSHPQVDWAFKHGMYVFGATNLKDFLLKAKEYYLEGSASQIKCPTLVTDSKNETNFPGEAKKLYASLRCPKDYLLFTKQQGTAEHCQQGAKIYATGCIFNWIEDHLPKSCEQQA, from the coding sequence ATGAAATTCGATATCAAGGATGAACAATTGGCATTCCAGGCACTCAGGATGTTAAGTGAAGTCTCCTCAGGACAGGCCGATGTGAACGAAGTCATGGATACTGCACAAGAAATCGAAGGTGGCAACTATGAAAGCTGGTACCAGGAATGGACAAAAACAGCAGACAGAGTACGGAATATTGCCGACGTTTTTCTAGCCCAAGGCCATTATGTCAGTGCTGCCGAAACCTATTTACGGGCTTCCAACTATTACCGTGCCGCTGGCTTTTACCGTGGCGTGCTGATTGTTGAAGGATGCAACGCTGAAACGAAGCACAGACTTGAACAACTGGATATTTTGGCTTTGGATTGCTTTTCACAAGTAATCCGATACGGAAACACAGCGATTGAGCCAGTAGAAGTTCCCTATGGGAACACGACACTTCCCGGTCATTTTTACAGGGTTCCGGCAAAAGAAGACAGCAAATCCGCCCCTACCCTCATCATGATGAATGGCTATGACGGTACAAAGGAAGAACTATATGGCTTCGCGCTTGCAGCGCTTAAGCGTGGCATGAACTGTTTCACGTTCGAAGGTCCGGGTCAAGGGGAAATGATCCGTAAAAAAGGCATCCCGTTCCGTCCTGACTGGGAAAATGTCGTAACACCTGTCATTGATCATCTGATTGTAAAGTTAGGTGTCAACCCAGACAATATCATACTCTGGGGAGAAAGCATGGGAGGCTATCTTGCTCCCAGGGCAGCTGCCTTTGACCATCGGATAGCAGCCTGTGTTGCAAACAGCGGAATCTATGATTTCATAGGGTGCCATGCACCGGAGGGAATGGGCCGGCATACCTTTTTTGAGGCAATTTCCCACGCATCAGAGACGGAAATAGAGACCGCCCTGCAAGTACCCCTGTCCCATCCACAGGTCGACTGGGCATTCAAGCATGGAATGTACGTATTTGGTGCAACAAACCTGAAAGACTTTCTGTTGAAAGCAAAGGAGTATTATCTTGAGGGAAGTGCATCGCAAATAAAATGCCCGACACTTGTAACGGACAGTAAAAATGAAACCAATTTCCCAGGAGAGGCCAAGAAACTCTACGCATCACTACGTTGTCCGAAGGATTATCTGCTTTTTACAAAGCAACAAGGTACTGCCGAACACTGTCAGCAAGGCGCAAAGATCTATGCAACAGGCTGTATCTTCAACTGGATTGAAGACCATCTTCCGAAGAGTTGCGAGCAACAAGCTTGA
- a CDS encoding amino acid racemase, protein MKIGMIGGIGPESTVDYYQRLIRLYQKNISSNEYPGIIINSINMTAMLKFISDDDRKGLITMLSDAVHSLYKAGADLAFIASNTPHIVFDEVQRISPIPLVSIVEATRMKAEQLSLKKIGLLGTLFTMQSSYYQDEFNHSNIEVIVPDEVEKQYIQQKLFSEIEQGVFLEETKNGLLKIIRRLIAEKSIDGVVLGCTELPLILTESEYGIPFLNTTEIHAQQIFEKYMELSRKA, encoded by the coding sequence ATGAAAATTGGAATGATCGGAGGAATCGGGCCAGAATCGACCGTGGATTACTATCAGCGCCTCATAAGACTCTATCAGAAAAACATAAGCAGCAACGAGTATCCTGGAATCATCATCAACAGCATCAATATGACGGCTATGTTGAAATTCATTTCAGATGACGATCGGAAGGGGTTGATCACTATGCTGTCCGATGCTGTCCATTCGCTGTACAAAGCCGGTGCAGATCTCGCGTTCATTGCGTCCAATACACCGCATATTGTCTTTGATGAAGTCCAGAGGATATCTCCTATTCCACTCGTCAGCATCGTAGAAGCAACAAGAATGAAGGCTGAGCAGCTCAGTCTGAAGAAGATAGGTCTGCTTGGAACGCTGTTTACCATGCAAAGCAGTTATTATCAGGATGAATTCAACCACAGCAACATTGAGGTCATAGTCCCTGATGAAGTTGAAAAGCAATACATCCAGCAGAAGTTGTTTTCGGAAATTGAACAAGGCGTATTTCTGGAAGAAACGAAAAATGGCCTTCTGAAAATCATCAGGAGGTTGATAGCCGAAAAATCAATAGACGGTGTGGTATTGGGATGTACGGAACTTCCGCTGATTCTGACGGAAAGTGAATATGGTATTCCTTTCCTGAATACGACTGAGATCCATGCACAACAGATTTTTGAAAAATACATGGAATTGAGCAGGAAAGCATAA
- a CDS encoding cysteine hydrolase — translation MSKILFVVDMQNDFIDGVLGSPAAVAIIKPMAQFLATFQGTVYFTQDTHPKDCYGTTLEGKTLPLHCEPTSNGWQIASQLAPYVQKDHTIEKNTFGSLELPDYITKETDEVFFCGVCTDICVVSNALLLRATYPDLPITVYGDLCAGSSEARHQAALSVMASCMISIRQAGK, via the coding sequence ATGTCAAAGATTCTCTTCGTAGTGGATATGCAGAATGATTTCATCGACGGGGTTCTCGGAAGCCCTGCCGCCGTCGCTATCATCAAACCGATGGCACAGTTTCTTGCAACATTCCAAGGGACTGTCTACTTTACCCAGGACACACATCCGAAGGATTGCTACGGCACTACGCTGGAAGGCAAAACCCTTCCACTTCATTGTGAACCTACAAGCAATGGCTGGCAGATTGCATCCCAACTGGCACCATATGTCCAGAAAGATCATACCATAGAAAAAAACACCTTCGGAAGTCTGGAACTGCCCGATTATATCACAAAGGAAACCGACGAAGTCTTTTTCTGCGGTGTCTGTACCGATATCTGTGTAGTCAGCAATGCATTGCTTCTCAGGGCAACATATCCTGACCTTCCTATTACGGTCTATGGTGATCTTTGCGCAGGTAGCAGCGAGGCAAGGCATCAGGCAGCTCTTTCCGTGATGGCCAGCTGCATGATCAGCATCAGGCAGGCAGGAAAATGA
- the hydF gene encoding [FeFe] hydrogenase H-cluster maturation GTPase HydF, with protein sequence MSLNSTPSANRIHIGFFGRRNAGKSSLVNAVTGQDLAIVSDIKGTTTDPVFKSMELLPLGPVVIIDTPGFDDEGALGKLRIEKTRHVLAKTDVAVLVTDATVPLGEGELALVDLFKARNLPYIIAANKCDLLENQPQPDEHTMYVSALKGTNIKELKNTISHLTIADQSNLRIVGDLIHPSDFVVLVTPIDKAAPKGRLILPQQQTIRDILEADATAVVVKEFELKETLQDLGKKPTMVITDSQVFSKVSADTPEDIPLTSFSILLARYKGLLEPAVDGIKAIEHLKDGDKILIAEGCTHHRQCDDIGSVKIPRWLKNYTGKKLTIETSSGTGFPDDLSPYAVIIHCGGCMLTEREMRYRTECARRQGIPITNYGLVIAYMQGILKRSLEVFPYLLEKLEDDNEE encoded by the coding sequence ATGAGCCTGAACAGTACGCCTTCTGCAAATCGCATCCATATCGGTTTTTTCGGCAGGCGCAATGCTGGCAAATCAAGCTTGGTAAACGCCGTGACAGGACAGGACCTTGCCATTGTCTCAGACATCAAAGGTACAACGACAGATCCTGTATTCAAGTCAATGGAACTGCTTCCTCTCGGCCCTGTCGTCATCATAGACACACCGGGTTTCGATGATGAAGGGGCTTTGGGGAAACTGAGGATTGAAAAGACACGGCATGTACTGGCCAAGACAGATGTTGCTGTCCTTGTCACCGATGCTACCGTCCCCTTAGGAGAGGGAGAACTGGCCCTTGTTGATCTGTTCAAGGCAAGGAACCTCCCTTATATAATCGCTGCCAACAAATGTGACCTGCTCGAAAACCAGCCACAGCCAGACGAACATACCATGTATGTCAGTGCCTTGAAAGGTACGAATATCAAGGAACTCAAGAATACCATCTCCCATCTGACGATTGCAGACCAAAGCAATCTGAGAATCGTAGGAGACCTTATCCATCCTTCTGATTTCGTCGTATTGGTCACTCCGATCGACAAGGCCGCACCAAAAGGCAGGCTCATCCTTCCCCAGCAGCAGACAATACGGGATATACTTGAAGCAGACGCAACGGCAGTGGTCGTCAAAGAGTTCGAACTCAAGGAAACGCTGCAGGATCTGGGCAAGAAACCGACAATGGTAATTACGGACAGCCAAGTGTTTTCAAAAGTATCTGCAGATACCCCCGAAGATATTCCCCTTACCTCTTTTTCAATCCTGCTTGCCAGATACAAAGGTCTGCTTGAGCCGGCAGTAGACGGAATCAAGGCAATCGAGCATCTTAAGGATGGGGATAAGATACTTATTGCAGAGGGCTGTACCCATCATCGGCAGTGCGATGATATCGGAAGCGTCAAGATTCCCCGTTGGCTCAAGAACTATACAGGAAAAAAACTGACGATTGAAACTTCTTCAGGCACAGGATTCCCCGATGACCTGTCCCCTTATGCGGTGATAATCCATTGCGGAGGTTGCATGCTGACGGAAAGGGAAATGCGCTATCGCACCGAATGTGCAAGGCGACAGGGAATCCCCATCACGAATTATGGCCTTGTCATCGCTTACATGCAGGGAATACTGAAACGGAGTCTGGAGGTATTCCCCTACCTGTTGGAAAAACTGGAGGATGACAATGAGGAGTGA
- a CDS encoding aspartate ammonia-lyase, whose product MRSETDNLGTVELPDDALYGINTYRAMQNFSLDSKPTSLVLIHAMAMVKKAAALVYARLHVREEGIYEAIVSACDQVIRGEVDSVFKLDALQGGAGTSTNMCVNEVIANLALLRLGKECGQYSIIHPLDDVNRGQSTNDVYPTALRIAAITQLRILSDACAKLQEALQEKENAFQDIDKLGRTELMDAVSITLGEEFGSYAQAIARDRWRLYKIEERLRQVNLGGTAVGLSDNASRKYRFGVIEEIRKLTSIGLAAAEYPMDVTQNNDVFVEASGLLKALAVNLSKIAGDLRLMNSGPYGGFGEIRLKAVQQGSTIMPGKVNPVIPEMVMQCSMRVLANDSAISQAASHGEFELNAFLPLIADSLLESLNLLIKATDLFRTKAIEPLEADKDACHRHLSDSYAFATSFTPKLGYETVSHIVRDHNPKEAYEILQKMNEKLQDATT is encoded by the coding sequence ATGAGGAGTGAAACTGACAACCTCGGTACGGTCGAACTTCCTGACGATGCCTTATACGGCATCAATACCTACAGGGCAATGCAGAATTTCTCACTGGATAGCAAACCTACCAGTCTGGTGCTGATTCATGCCATGGCAATGGTAAAGAAAGCTGCTGCATTGGTATATGCAAGGTTGCATGTACGGGAAGAAGGCATCTATGAGGCAATTGTCTCTGCCTGTGACCAAGTCATCAGAGGAGAAGTTGATTCAGTCTTCAAGCTGGATGCACTGCAGGGAGGAGCCGGCACTTCGACAAACATGTGTGTCAATGAGGTAATTGCCAATTTGGCATTGCTCAGATTGGGTAAGGAATGCGGTCAGTACAGTATCATCCACCCCCTTGATGACGTCAACAGGGGCCAGTCAACCAACGACGTCTACCCTACAGCCTTGCGCATTGCTGCCATCACTCAGCTGAGGATCCTCAGTGACGCCTGTGCAAAATTGCAGGAAGCCCTTCAGGAAAAAGAAAACGCCTTCCAGGATATCGACAAGCTGGGCAGGACGGAGCTTATGGATGCCGTAAGCATTACGCTGGGAGAAGAGTTCGGCAGCTATGCCCAGGCAATTGCCAGGGACAGATGGAGATTGTACAAGATCGAGGAAAGGCTCCGTCAGGTAAACCTGGGAGGCACTGCAGTAGGTCTGAGCGACAATGCAAGCCGAAAGTACCGTTTCGGAGTCATTGAAGAAATAAGAAAACTGACATCAATCGGCCTGGCCGCAGCAGAATATCCTATGGATGTCACCCAGAACAATGACGTCTTCGTTGAAGCTTCAGGTCTCCTCAAAGCCCTGGCAGTAAACCTGAGCAAGATTGCAGGCGACCTGCGCCTGATGAACAGCGGGCCTTACGGAGGCTTCGGTGAAATCAGACTGAAAGCCGTACAGCAGGGAAGTACCATCATGCCGGGAAAGGTAAATCCGGTCATCCCAGAAATGGTCATGCAATGTTCGATGCGTGTCCTTGCCAATGACAGTGCCATAAGCCAGGCAGCCAGCCATGGTGAGTTCGAGCTCAATGCTTTCCTGCCGCTTATTGCAGACAGCCTGCTCGAAAGCCTGAACCTGCTGATCAAGGCAACGGACTTGTTCAGGACAAAGGCAATCGAACCTTTGGAGGCAGACAAGGATGCCTGTCATAGGCATCTGAGTGATTCCTACGCTTTTGCAACCTCCTTTACCCCCAAATTGGGGTATGAGACTGTAAGTCATATAGTCAGGGATCATAATCCAAAGGAAGCTTATGAAATACTTCAGAAAATGAATGAAAAATTGCAGGATGCCACAACTTAA
- a CDS encoding BMP family ABC transporter substrate-binding protein yields MKRTLISLLLIGAVSVAAFANGNAESSTTATKTETASKPSVRLLTDATGIDDKSFNAAAWRGILKFYGETWDNTPSRGSLYDVVTAASQDMYIPNLKNAADAGYDLIITTGFTWADALGEVAKQYPDQKFMIVDVNWVNQPNVREYVYTEEQGSYLVGVVAASQAIHDGIQNPRFGFIGGVPGATITKFEMGYIQGIKSILPNAQVVDYYANSWGAPELAKAQAKSWYDNGVYCIFSAAGGTGNGTISQAKEMRLAGKNVWAIGVDSDQYEDGIYADGKSAVLTSMLKLVENSTLDALNRISNNTWAAGQIVMSMKDGGVGYSQANKKLDKDAIDAAEKAKAAIIKGDIKVYGVYKDALAAGAVPAGLHALDD; encoded by the coding sequence ATGAAAAGAACACTCATTTCACTATTGTTGATCGGTGCCGTATCCGTAGCAGCTTTTGCCAACGGGAATGCGGAATCCAGTACTACAGCTACAAAAACAGAAACTGCATCCAAGCCAAGTGTACGACTCTTGACTGATGCAACCGGTATTGATGACAAATCATTCAATGCAGCTGCCTGGCGTGGCATACTCAAGTTCTATGGTGAGACCTGGGACAACACCCCTTCAAGAGGCAGTTTGTATGATGTCGTCACTGCAGCTTCACAGGATATGTATATCCCGAATCTCAAGAATGCCGCAGATGCCGGCTATGACTTGATCATTACCACAGGTTTCACCTGGGCTGATGCACTTGGAGAAGTTGCCAAGCAGTATCCTGACCAGAAATTCATGATTGTCGATGTCAACTGGGTCAACCAACCGAATGTAAGGGAATATGTCTATACGGAAGAACAGGGTTCATATCTTGTCGGTGTCGTTGCTGCCTCACAGGCAATCCACGACGGCATCCAGAATCCTAGGTTCGGCTTCATCGGCGGAGTTCCTGGAGCAACTATCACGAAGTTTGAAATGGGTTATATCCAGGGTATCAAGTCAATCCTTCCCAATGCACAGGTAGTCGATTACTATGCAAACAGCTGGGGAGCCCCGGAACTTGCAAAGGCACAGGCAAAGAGCTGGTATGACAATGGTGTGTACTGCATCTTCAGTGCCGCAGGCGGCACGGGCAACGGTACTATTTCCCAAGCCAAGGAAATGCGTCTTGCAGGTAAGAACGTATGGGCAATCGGTGTTGATTCCGACCAATATGAAGACGGCATCTATGCAGATGGCAAAAGCGCAGTCCTTACTTCAATGCTGAAACTTGTTGAAAATTCCACTCTTGATGCACTCAACAGAATTTCAAACAACACTTGGGCTGCTGGTCAAATCGTCATGTCCATGAAAGACGGTGGTGTCGGTTACTCCCAGGCCAACAAAAAATTGGACAAGGATGCAATTGATGCAGCTGAAAAAGCAAAGGCCGCAATCATCAAGGGCGATATCAAAGTCTATGGTGTCTACAAGGATGCCTTGGCCGCCGGAGCTGTTCCTGCTGGTCTCCATGCGCTTGATGACTGA